The DNA window TTGTTCCTACTCAATCACGTGTAATGTTCTTCGTGACATCAAAACCCCCAAGTATGTTCTCTCTTGTTTCACTGGTTGTACCATATGATGCCTTGTGCCCCTGCTCTATCAAATAGTGATGTCTGGCATGCGTTTCTTTGTCTTTTTACACCAATAACAAGTCACTACATACACTGTATCAACACAGAACCCTCAAATGTACACCCTTAAGTGATTGTTtaacttcttcgggatcggtgGGTCCTCCAAgtgacggttgagctaacgtaggctaatgcgattagcatgaggttgtaagtaacaagaatatttcccaggacatagacatatctgatatcaGCAGAAAGCTTAAATGCTTGTTTAAGAAATGTCTCGTTATATGCTAGTTTTTTCTAACCTGATACAAACTTGTCTTTGTGGGACTTAGACCAAAGGTCCGTTTGGGTGCGACTGCAGCATGTGACATCATGTGGATTTACTATCTACAGAAAGTCACATGTATGGAAACTCGCAGAAAGGAGCACATTATAGTGTTTGCTGTTGTGAATGCAGTTAGCACAAGGTTGATAGCTGGACGGCTCAACCGTCTATCTTAAAGCTGCACAGACAACTAATGGCCTTTTACACACTATCAGCTGACTGCCATGCATACAAAAAAAAAGTACTTCTCTATAAAAGCTGAGAACCGACACTGTTCATTGAGCTTTCAACTATGCACTGTTGAGTGGATGGTTGATTCTCATTTTTTGCCAATCTTATAAAGTGTTGTTTCAAAGAATCTGCAGTTTCTCTCTTCCTATAGAATTGCTACCACAACATCCATGGCCACAttaaggttactgtaactatacattTATTCTAATGTAATCACAAAGcatgcatgttcaagatagcatgcataTAGTAGGTCTGTGGAGAACTTCAACATTGCtgtaataatctgtgcagaatctcaaacagcattgatcacttgcatcatgtacttttaatgtaatccAGGTCATTTAGTTCTGCTATTAATGAAGCACCATGATAACACATTACtctgttgtataaataaacaatATCTGATGTCGTGTTCCAATTTGAACATTGCTGTGCTTTTAAAATGGTTGAAAGCACATTGATAGACATTTGGGTAAGaactaaaccaaaaatcagaCATAGTTTTTACATTGGAATTTGgatgtgcttttagatggttgaaagcatagtgataacacaacactttgagtgggtgaatataggttgtaatctcattgatcaatgTCTCTATCCACACCTGGATTCCGCACATTACAGAATTATGAAAATAATAAAaactgtcaaattggttgttgattattgctagacaaccattttcaggtcttggtATTGATTTTCATGTACATTTTAGTCAAAActataactcggccactcaggaacattcattggCTTCTTAGTTAGCActtactttagtgtcttgttaCAAACAGGATTCATGTTTTGGAACATTGTTCATCTGTACAGGTTCCTTGTTATCCCACTGTCAATTGGGTTAGTATTGTGgactaactacaatgttgttgatccatcctcagttctctcttatcacagccattttaaagtcaccattggcttcatgAAATCccagagcggtttccttcctctgcgGCAACTAAGtcaggaaggacgcctgtatctttgttgtgACTCGGGTGTATtggtacaccatccaaagtggaatttaataacttcaccgtgctcaaaatgatattcaatgtctgctttgttttacccatctaccaataggtacccTTCTCTGCAAGTcattagaaaacctccctggtctgttgttcaatctgtgtttgaaattcactgattGACTGTACCCCACACAAAACTAcctgtggggtacagagatgaaagtcattaaaaataatgttaaacacttaatgcacacagtgagtccatgcaacttgttaagaaaatgtttactCTTGAAATTACTTAGGCTTGccctaacaaaggggttgaatacttaatgactcaagacatttcagcttttcatttttaattaatttgtataCATTTCTAAATATaagattccactttgacattaaggGTTATTATGTGAAAAGCAAGTGACAAatattaatttaatccattttaaattcaagctgtaaaaagtcaaggggtatgaataatttctgaaggcactgtacattaccATGTAAACTGTtgaactgaaatattttattgcCTTGCAATATAACTTTCAAAAAATATAATTCAAGAAATAAAGTTGAGTTATTAACCTGACTTGAACCGAGACTGTCCCTTGTAGCAAGAAATTGTTCAACAGTGTTTGTTTAAGTAGACAACACATACTAAAATGGCTACTATAAGTTCTTTATCTAAATGAGCAGGGTTGACTATTTCTTTCTACATTTGATTAAATAACATTTTTATGACTGATTAAGTTGTAAATAGGTTGTTCAAATAAAACTGTGGAGCTGTCAACAGTCAAACATGAAAACCATTTCACAAATCAATTAGGAGGAAAAGCATGTCAAAATGTCTTAACACCTGCTGTACCCCATTTTCACAGAAAGTGTTAGACAAGCTATGCCATGTTTTATTTGTTCCATCTCGTCTGAGACAACATTAAACTTGCGTGTGGATCCCCAGGGTATGGGGGTACCCCATATTGAGACACCGGACTCTCTCCTATGTGAGTTCTCTGATGTGACTTCATACTGGAGCGCTGGGTGAAGCATTTCCCACACTGTGAGCACTTGTAGGGCTTCTCCCCGCTGTGGACCACAGCATGTCTGATCAGGTTGTACTGCTTGGGGAAACTCCTGCCACACTGTTCGCAGGTgtacggtttctctcctgtgGTGCCGCCCGACCTCCACTGAGTCCTCATTCTCTTCACCATGTTAAAACTACTGCGACTCAGGCTGTATCCAGAGAAGGTGGAGGTGGTGGCCATGTTTGACCCTGTCATGCACTCACTCATTCTCACTGTTGCTTCTGAAGCCCTGTGCTGATGCTGCCTTGGCTGTAGAGCTAAACTATTTCCATCATTATTAGAGTTCAGTGTCTCGCTGCTCTGTCCTTCTGGCATCTGTTGTCTAGTCTCATCAGCCAATGTCCTGACATGTTTTTTCATGTGTGCTGCTGCACTGAACATGTTAGCATGTGGTTTCCCTATAGAGTGAAGGGATGGCCCTCCATCATCTAACATAGTAGGTAGGGATGGCAGCCCACTATGAGATGGGAAAATTGAGATATTCTGAGAGTACTCCTCTATGGCATGAAAGGAGAAATCTGGGTGGCCATCAGGGTCAGTGTCTCTATCTGGATCCACAGAGGTCCACAGCTGCCCATCAGTCTCATCCATGACAAACTGGTCAGGTCCTTCCAGGGCCGTGGTCTGATCCAGCTCCCTTTTCTCATCCTTCACCATCACTTGCTCTAGCGAGTCCTCATCCTCGGCTGGCTGGTGCTGCTCTGTGCTAAACACCTCTGTAGATTTGAGTCGGGGTGTGCCTGGTTCCTCTGGACCATCAGAATTGGGGCAATGTTCCACTGAGTCTTCAGGAGATATGTTGGGTTGTGTGATGAAGTCCTCATCAAAGTGCCGTTGCTCAAAGGATGGTGGTTGCCCAGGCTTGGAACCAGACTCTATAAAGATTTGGGACAACATAAAATAAACATTACAAAAGACCCTTAACAGTTGCAAAACATGGATGCTTTAGAATTGACTGAGTATGTACGTGCACTCCATATGCCAGAACATAAAACACCAATGTAGCAACTTGGAACGGGCATACCACCATATCCACACTTTCACAGACAGAGCAGTATCACTTATGGTCGCACCCACCCTCTCCAGTGATCATGAGCTCTTCCTGAGGGTCAGTCTTCCACACATCCTCCGCTGTCTCTTCATCTTTGATCAGTATGGGTtcagtctctgctctctgctctacATCTGTAGGCTGTAACAAGGTGATTGAGGTTATCATTCTGGACACACCATATTTAACACTTCTCATTCCCATGAATCACACAAAAGCTAATATTCCAATAACAGAATAGATCCAAGAGGTCAGGTCTCTGTAATTGTAAAAGGTGATGTGTCACACCTGGGGTTGAGAGTCCTCTTCAAAagccatctctccatctctccactgtGATTTACTCTTCTGCTTGTTCAAAACAATCTTGACTGGATATGAAGATCCCTCTGATGCCATGGGGTAAAGAACTGCAAAAT is part of the Oncorhynchus keta strain PuntledgeMale-10-30-2019 chromosome 15, Oket_V2, whole genome shotgun sequence genome and encodes:
- the LOC118394868 gene encoding zinc finger protein 189-like isoform X1; the protein is MAQLVSIMEVLAKAAVAEINKRVDDSCAVIRLEITQSQRDIDVLKRKCQMMESELKKTRGQVRKKVLYPMASEGSSYPVKIVLNKQKSKSQWRDGEMAFEEDSQPQPTDVEQRAETEPILIKDEETAEDVWKTDPQEELMITGEESGSKPGQPPSFEQRHFDEDFITQPNISPEDSVEHCPNSDGPEEPGTPRLKSTEVFSTEQHQPAEDEDSLEQVMVKDEKRELDQTTALEGPDQFVMDETDGQLWTSVDPDRDTDPDGHPDFSFHAIEEYSQNISIFPSHSGLPSLPTMLDDGGPSLHSIGKPHANMFSAAAHMKKHVRTLADETRQQMPEGQSSETLNSNNDGNSLALQPRQHQHRASEATVRMSECMTGSNMATTSTFSGYSLSRSSFNMVKRMRTQWRSGGTTGEKPYTCEQCGRSFPKQYNLIRHAVVHSGEKPYKCSQCGKCFTQRSSMKSHQRTHIGESPVSQYGVPPYPGDPHASLMLSQTRWNK
- the LOC118394868 gene encoding zinc finger protein 569-like isoform X2, whose amino-acid sequence is MASEGSSYPVKIVLNKQKSKSQWRDGEMAFEEDSQPQPTDVEQRAETEPILIKDEETAEDVWKTDPQEELMITGEESGSKPGQPPSFEQRHFDEDFITQPNISPEDSVEHCPNSDGPEEPGTPRLKSTEVFSTEQHQPAEDEDSLEQVMVKDEKRELDQTTALEGPDQFVMDETDGQLWTSVDPDRDTDPDGHPDFSFHAIEEYSQNISIFPSHSGLPSLPTMLDDGGPSLHSIGKPHANMFSAAAHMKKHVRTLADETRQQMPEGQSSETLNSNNDGNSLALQPRQHQHRASEATVRMSECMTGSNMATTSTFSGYSLSRSSFNMVKRMRTQWRSGGTTGEKPYTCEQCGRSFPKQYNLIRHAVVHSGEKPYKCSQCGKCFTQRSSMKSHQRTHIGESPVSQYGVPPYPGDPHASLMLSQTRWNK